The DNA region GCCTGGACGGCAGCCTCACCGTCGACGCGAACCTCGAGATCCTCGACCGTACCGACGGTCTCCTCCTCGACCGTCGTCATGACGATTGTTCCCTCCTTGATGGCGCGGTCGACGGTGACGTCGACGCGGCGTTCGCTCTCCTGTTTGGCCTCGAGGGTCAGATCCTCGGCGTAGGTGACCGAGTCGGTGACGGTTTCGCCGTCTCGCTGCTCGACGTAGACTTCGGCGGCGGCCGAACCGTCGGCGATGAGTTGCTCCTGGGACTTCGTCTCGTCGGTACGTTCGCCGTCCTCGTAGGACCGGAAGACGAGCGTCGACTCGCCCTCGAGGCTAGCCGCGACGTTGCCCTCTTCGTTGACGGTGACGTCGCCGTCGCCGATCACGAGGAAGACGCCGTTGCGGTCGTCGCCCTCGACGACGACGCGTTCGCCGTCGCCTTCGGCGCTGGCCTGGACGTTCTCGCCGAGTTGGGCTTCGACGACCTGGGCGTCGCCGCCGGCCCGGACGACGAGAATCCCGCGTTCGTTGTCGTGGGCCGACAGCGTCGCACCACTCTCCGATTCGATTCGTGTTTTCGTCTGTGACTCGGCGCTCACCGAGAGGCCGGCGCCCTCGAGGTTCACGACGGCCCCGAGGTCGATACCGGCGTTGGCACCGGAACTGGCGTCGCTTCGGGAGTCGACGGCGACCGAGGAGAACACGGTCTCGCCGCCGACGGCGTAGTTCGTCAGGGCGCTCCCCGAGGTCTCGAACTCGAGGTGGCTTCCCGCGTACGTCTCGCTCTGGGAGGTCGCGCTCGATTCGACTGAACTCGCACCGGCCCCAGCTGCGGCGACGACACTGACGCCGAGCATTGCTGCGATAAGGACGGCTACGACTGCATTTCGATTCATTTCATCTGATCCGTTCGCCCGCACTATAAAAGGAGTTCTGACAGAGCCGTCCAATCGAACGGGTTCGGAAATCACCTCGAGCACGTCCAGGGGCCCGGTTCACGACATTCGCCTCTCGATGCACGACGCTCGGCCGGTCCGAGCGGGAGAGGGGGTTCAGCGAGAGATTGACTCGGCACTGTCGGCGACGACCGCGTCGACCTCCGCTTTCGTGACGAGGGCGGC from Natronosalvus rutilus includes:
- a CDS encoding PGF-CTERM sorting domain-containing protein, translated to MNRNAVVAVLIAAMLGVSVVAAAGAGASSVESSATSQSETYAGSHLEFETSGSALTNYAVGGETVFSSVAVDSRSDASSGANAGIDLGAVVNLEGAGLSVSAESQTKTRIESESGATLSAHDNERGILVVRAGGDAQVVEAQLGENVQASAEGDGERVVVEGDDRNGVFLVIGDGDVTVNEEGNVAASLEGESTLVFRSYEDGERTDETKSQEQLIADGSAAAEVYVEQRDGETVTDSVTYAEDLTLEAKQESERRVDVTVDRAIKEGTIVMTTVEEETVGTVEDLEVRVDGEAAVQASSQSELESAIGGEGSAYMVSQHAEADAKATVFVAFNHFSERTASIDGSGADEGSSDDGTGSSTESDGLPGFGALAALLGLLGTGVAARLRR